The following proteins are co-located in the Diorhabda carinulata isolate Delta chromosome 4, icDioCari1.1, whole genome shotgun sequence genome:
- the LOC130892669 gene encoding uncharacterized protein LOC130892669 produces MEDNMDEDLKLFIHTFESMPELWSSTDPNYMKKNKRMEALNKLLPLYKKIKPNAEISDVRKKINTLRSNFRKELKKIESSKRSGCGTEDIYTPSSWVFYALQFLDKIEQPFETHSSIDVENEEEEQV; encoded by the exons ATGGAGGATAATATGGACGAagatcttaaattatttattcatacttttgAATCCATGCCCGAATTGTGGAGCTCCACAGAtccaaattacatgaaaaaaaataaaaggatggaagccttaaataaattattgcctttgtacaaaaaaataaaacctaacGCGGAAATTTCCGATgtcaggaaaaaaataaatacattaagatcaaattttcgaaaagaacttaagaaaattgaatcttCGAAAAG gTCTGGATGTGGTACCGAAGACATTTACACTCCGTCGTCATGGGTATTTTATgctcttcaatttcttgataaaatcgaGCAGCCATTCGAAACCCACTCGTCGATTGATGTGGAAAACGAGGAAGAGGAACAGGTATGA
- the LOC130892260 gene encoding uncharacterized protein LOC130892260, producing MDRACLAIVIASAVVKKRKKRRIWVKDWLLERDRYTHLNLLNEIVVKNPADFKNYFRMSETTFLTLLDMVSPHIKKQDTNMRQSISPKERLAVTLRYLATGRNFADLKFSALISPAAISSMIIETCETLIYVLRDYIKLPLTEEEWLLTAAEFSKNCHFPTCLGALDGKHIAIKKPANTSSLYYNYKGHFSIVLMALVNANKEFIMVDVGANGRISDGGVLFYTKFWDLFLKKQLHIPPPTKLPGSEDYFPYVFVADEAFALHCNLMKPYPQKKCTKEQDTFNKRLSTARCVVENAFGILASRFVHKTKLKA from the exons ATGGATAGAGCCTGTTTGGCAATAGTTATAGCTTCTGCtgttgtaaaaaaaagaaaaaaaagaagaatatgggTTAAGGATTGGCTGTTGGAAAGAGACAGGTACACCCATTTAAACCTATTGAATGAAATAGTAGTTAAAAATCctgcagatttcaaaaattattttcgaatgagTGAAACAACGTTTTTAACTTTATTGGACATGGTTTCACCTCATATTAAAAAGCAAGACACTAATATGAGACAAAGTATCAGTCCAAAAGAGCGACTCGCTGTTACTTTGCGATACCTGGCGACAGGAAGAAATTTTGCTGACCTCAAGTTCTCAGCATTGATTTCCCCAGCAGCAATTAGTTcaatgataattgaaacatgTGAAACTCTCATCTATGTGCTTCGAGATTATATCAAG cTTCCCTTAACAGAAGAGGAATGGTTATTAACTGCAGCAGAATTCAGCAAGAACTGCCACTTTCCTACTTGTCTCGGAGCTCTTGATGGAAAGCATATCGCCATAAAAAAACCGGCTAATACCTCCTCtctgtattataattataaaggacACTTTAGCATTGTTTTAATGGCATTGGTCAATGcaaataaggaatttataatGGTGGATGTAGGAGCTAATGGTAGGATCTCCGACGGTGGGGTcctcttttatacaaaattttgggatttgtttctaaaaaagcaATTGCATATTCCACCTCCCACAAAGTTACCAGGTTCAGAGGATTATTTTCCTTACGTTTTTGTGGCAGATGAGGCCTTTGCTTTGCATTGCAACCTTATGAAACCATaccctcaaaaaaaatgtacaaaggaGCAAGATACTTTCAATAAACGACTGTCCACAGCTCGATGTGTAGTCGAAAATGCCTTTGGCATTCTCGCATCAAGATTTG TGCACAAAACGAAATTGAAAGCATAG
- the LOC130892671 gene encoding uncharacterized protein LOC130892671 has protein sequence MEEVLSEGKNFKLVNESELPDLVDFLANYLPDSIKFHQTLKTYLKDRVWDFHFYVTKTWPEQAVILHFPGMTRTPNNKLYESFSVFCPCDQLDNIKLLTEEDVLIDWTQPIYLNFTHAKIMENLEEIYSEKGTMEKLYGEVYGLMEDGIQNEEDDGDVTIFAEDAEMLQLSPEHAQMIHDLYPANHMECVEVFEKLIKKLPCYGIFSNTTELAAWMVQSYYGAMFSMQTLPEFRRKGYGLILAKYLTKLVKERGYIPFVVIRPENNASKGLYAKLGFKKYFETVRAILRPHEMSSDAQGGGTTNGH, from the exons ATGGAAGAAGTGCTTTCAGAgggaaaaaatttcaagttagTAAACGAATCCGAGCTTCCAGATTTAGTTGATTTTCTAGCTAATTATTTACCCGATTCTATCAAg TTTCATCAAACACTGAAAACGTATTTGAAAGATCGCGTTTGGGATTTTCATTTTTACGTCACGAAAACGTGGCCAGAACAGGCTGTGATTTTACATTTTCCGGGAATGACCAGAACG CCAAACAACAAATTATACGAGAGCTTCAGTGTATTTTGTCCCTGTGATCAACTAGACAACATAAAACTATTAACAGAAGAAGACGTGTTAATAGATTGGACTCAACCTATTTATCTTAATTTCACCCACgcgaaaataatggaaaatctAGAGGAAATTTATAGCGAGAAGGGTACAATGGAGAAACTGTATGGGGAAGTTTACGGTTTAATGGAAGACGGTATTCAAAATGAGGAAGATGATGGTGATGTGAC gaTATTCGCAGAGGACGCGGAGATGTTGCAGCTATCACCCGAGCATGCTCAAATGATTCACGACTTGTACCCGGCAAATCACATGGAATGCGTCGAAGTTTTCGAAAAACTTATCAAGAAGCTGCCTTGTTACGGTATATTTTCAAACACGACGGAATTGGCGGCGTGGATGGTCCAATCGTATTACGGCGCCATGTTTTCAATGCAGACGCTACCCGAATTTAGGAGAAAGGGATATGGACTGATTCTTGCTAAGTACCTGACGAAATTG GTAAAAGAACGTGGTTATATACCTTTCGTAGTGATCCGTCCGGAAAACAATGCCTCGAAAGGTCTCTATGCAAAGTTGGGtttcaaaaaatacttcgaGACGGTCAGAGCAATCTTGCGACCCCATGAGATGTCCAGCGATGCCCAAGGCGGAGGGACAACGAACggtcattaa